Genomic segment of Planctomycetaceae bacterium:
GAGGCCTGACGTTCTGCTTCCACTCCTTTCTACGCATCGTAATATCGAAACCTTACGATATTTTAACCAGAATTTGAAAAAACTGAATTCCCACAGGGATACATAAAGGGGACATTCTACTTTACTCGATGGCTTCGGTCGATTAGAGTCCTGTGATGCCACGCACCTCCAGAGCATCACGAGGTGGGTTTGTTTACCATGTCCTGAACCGGGGCAATGGTCGCAGTGACGTCTTTCATACGGATGATGACTTCGCCGCGTTTGTGGGTCTCATGCGGGAAGCGCACGAAAAAGTGCCGATGCGGCTGACCGGGTATTGCCTGATGACAAACCACTTTCACCTGTTGTTGTGGCCGCGTGAAGATGGAGACCTCAGTCGCTGGATGCAGTGGCTCATGACGTCGCACGTCCGACGTTATCATCGGCATTACAAAAGCAGCGGCCATGTCTGGCAGGGGCGATTCAAAGCGTTTCCCGTTCAGGCCGATGAGCACTATCTGACAGTGCTGCGTTATGTCGAGCGGAATCCATTGCGGGCGAACGTGGTGCAGCGAAGTCAGGACTGGGAGTGGTCCAGTCTGAAACCAACGGCCCAAAGCGGCCCGGAGGGATTGC
This window contains:
- a CDS encoding transposase — its product is MPRTSRASRGGFVYHVLNRGNGRSDVFHTDDDFAAFVGLMREAHEKVPMRLTGYCLMTNHFHLLLWPREDGDLSRWMQWLMTSHVRRYHRHYKSSGHVWQGRFKAFPVQADEHYLTVLRYVERNPLRANVVQRSQDWEWSSLKPTAQSGPEGLLCDGPILKPAQWTRHVNGVETETELKALRHSLTRGTPFGDTRWQTKTAAILGLESSLRPRGRPRQTEK